From Plasmodium falciparum 3D7 genome assembly, chromosome: 9, one genomic window encodes:
- a CDS encoding RNA-binding protein, putative, with protein sequence MSIKNKIDMSLDELIEKENIKANLKTNEKKTVNKFIEKNTGQKFLHSIIISNVNSKNLELYKKEFSKFGKIYNIYHDNEKKITYVKYDNKNSCDTAISTMNNQTIDGDTITIILGKKIIDKKNSKNINQNNVVMNNNNNMHNNMNNNKIIQPYKMPMYNPNAYPPHPFYMNNNFAPYNNMPPANAYQNNFFDKNMALYNNSTKNIYDTHKNNTIIVTNVPTYLNAEDIFSAFQETGKIIDVQILMNEKRKLTGIVSIEYEKNESASDAVRMYDGGFLNDNRIRVFLDCR encoded by the exons atgagcataaaaaataagatagATATGAGTTTAGATGAACTCatagaaaaggaaaatataaaagcaAATTTAAAAACCAATGAAAAAAAGACggtaaataaatttattgaaaaaaatacag gTCAAAAATTTTTGCATAGTATTATAATATCCAATGTGAATAGCAAAAATTTAGaactttataaaaaagagTTTAGTAAATTTGGgaagatatataatatctatcatgataatgaaaaaaaaataac gtatgttaaatatgataataaaaattcctGCGATACAGCAATAAGCACAATGAATAACCAGACAATTGATGGAGATACTATAACGATTATattg GGTAAAAAGATCatagataaaaaaaactCGAAAAACATAAACCAGAATAATGTTGTtatgaataataacaataatatgcataataatatgaataataataaaattatccAACCTTATAAAATGCCCATGTATAATCCTAATGCCTACCCCCCACATccattttatatgaataataattttgcACCATACAATAATATGCCCCCAGCAAATGCTTACCAAAATAATTTctttgataaaaatatggcactttataataattctacgaaaaatatatacg atactcataaaaataataccaTAATAGTAACCAACGTACCTACATATTTAAACGCCGAAGATATCTTTTCAGCTTTCCAAGAAACGGGAAAAATTATCGACGTCCAAATCCTTATGAATGAAAAG AGAAAATTAACAGGGATTGTCAGCATTGAATATGAAAAGAACGAATCGGCATCAGATGCTGTCAGAATGTATGACGGAGGTTTCTTAAATGATAATAGAATTAGGGTATTTTTAGATTGTCGTTAA